In one window of Corynebacterium incognita DNA:
- a CDS encoding glutaminase gives MQTPIPFYLKEILDQAKPNTDGEVADYIPVLAKADPERLGLALCTTTGHVYSVGDDEVEFSIQSISKPFVYALALQELGVEAVKKVVGMEPSGEAFNELSLGEEDHRPVNPMINAGAMTTTQLINGVDSGVEERVERIRSFLSKLAGRELQIDQEVLDSEMEGADRNLSLAHMLRSYGIIEDEAHDAVLTYTQQCAINVTVKDLAIMAATLANGGTNPVTEEKLLDADVCQLTMAVMSSAGMYDGAGRWMANVGIPAKSGVAGGLLGMLPGQLGIASFSPRLNEEGNSVRGVEMFRRLSQDMGLHLMSTEERYGIQPIRNVIHEGADSYFYIQGRINFNAAETILHELFDYDLKDQNVIVDISRVNAVNRMGRRMLKEGLRRLREAGHEIAIVDPDNVMPNLEMRDGTMVPVREQEGALDPDEELRDEAATLTALAEESAAEESSTN, from the coding sequence GTGCAGACACCCATTCCGTTTTATCTCAAAGAAATCCTTGACCAAGCCAAGCCCAATACTGACGGCGAAGTAGCCGACTACATCCCGGTGCTGGCCAAGGCCGACCCGGAACGCCTCGGGTTGGCACTGTGCACCACCACGGGGCACGTGTACTCCGTGGGGGACGATGAGGTGGAGTTTTCCATCCAGTCCATCTCCAAGCCTTTCGTCTACGCGCTGGCGCTGCAGGAACTCGGCGTGGAGGCCGTGAAGAAGGTCGTGGGCATGGAACCTTCGGGTGAGGCCTTCAACGAGCTGTCGCTGGGGGAGGAGGACCATCGCCCGGTCAACCCGATGATCAACGCGGGTGCGATGACCACGACCCAGCTCATCAACGGCGTGGACTCGGGCGTGGAGGAGCGCGTGGAGCGCATCCGCAGCTTCCTGTCTAAGCTGGCCGGCCGCGAGCTGCAGATTGACCAGGAGGTCCTCGACTCAGAAATGGAGGGTGCGGACCGCAACCTCTCGCTGGCGCACATGCTGCGCAGCTACGGCATCATCGAGGACGAGGCGCACGACGCCGTGCTCACGTACACCCAGCAGTGCGCCATCAACGTCACGGTTAAGGACCTGGCGATTATGGCCGCCACCTTGGCTAACGGTGGCACAAATCCGGTGACGGAGGAGAAGCTTCTCGACGCCGACGTGTGCCAGCTCACCATGGCCGTGATGAGCTCAGCGGGCATGTACGACGGCGCGGGGCGCTGGATGGCGAACGTGGGCATCCCGGCGAAGTCGGGCGTGGCCGGCGGCCTGTTGGGCATGCTGCCCGGGCAGCTCGGCATCGCGTCGTTCTCCCCACGCCTCAACGAGGAAGGCAACAGCGTCCGCGGCGTGGAGATGTTCCGCCGCCTGTCCCAGGACATGGGCCTGCACCTGATGTCCACGGAGGAGCGCTACGGTATCCAGCCCATCCGTAACGTCATCCACGAGGGCGCGGATTCCTACTTCTACATCCAGGGCCGCATCAACTTCAACGCCGCGGAGACCATTCTCCACGAGCTGTTTGATTACGATCTCAAGGACCAGAACGTCATCGTGGATATCTCCCGCGTCAATGCGGTCAACCGTATGGGCCGGCGCATGCTCAAGGAAGGCTTGCGGCGCCTGCGGGAGGCAGGCCACGAGATCGCCATCGTCGACCCGGACAACGTCATGCCCAACCTGGAGATGCGCGACGGCACCATGGTGCCGGTCCGCGAACAGGAAGGGGCCCTCGATCCCGACGAAGAGCTGCGCGATGAGGCTGCGACCTTGACAGCACTGGCCGAGGAATCAGCCGCAGAAGAATCCTCCACGAACTAA
- a CDS encoding isochorismatase family protein → MTTPAAGRRALLIIDVQKDFCPGGALGTERGDAVAGAIATFVAQHRGDYDEVLTTQDWHIDPEGHFSEEPDFVTTWPVHCVAGSPGAQLHPVLRSELAAQPADAAFFKGEYTAAYSAAEATTAEGDNQTGFLDYLDAHNITSVDAVGIATDHCVRASVLDILATDRTVRVLTDMCSPVSDEAAAAALEEMRAAGAEVV, encoded by the coding sequence ATGACTACACCAGCTGCGGGCCGACGCGCCCTTCTCATCATCGATGTTCAAAAAGACTTCTGCCCCGGCGGCGCATTGGGCACCGAGCGTGGCGACGCCGTGGCGGGCGCCATCGCCACATTCGTAGCACAACACCGCGGGGACTACGACGAAGTGCTCACCACCCAAGACTGGCATATCGACCCTGAAGGCCACTTCTCCGAAGAACCGGACTTTGTCACCACCTGGCCGGTGCACTGCGTGGCGGGATCCCCCGGCGCGCAACTGCACCCGGTCTTGCGCAGCGAACTGGCGGCGCAGCCTGCCGACGCCGCGTTCTTCAAGGGCGAGTACACCGCGGCGTACTCGGCGGCCGAGGCGACCACCGCGGAGGGAGACAACCAGACCGGCTTCCTGGACTACTTGGACGCCCACAACATCACGAGTGTGGATGCGGTGGGCATTGCCACGGATCACTGCGTGCGGGCCTCAGTCCTCGACATCCTCGCCACGGATCGCACGGTCCGCGTGCTCACCGACATGTGCTCGCCGGTGTCCGACGAGGCCGCGGCCGCAGCGTTGGAGGAGATGCGCGCGGCGGGAGCCGAGGTCGTCTAA
- a CDS encoding DUF3618 domain-containing protein: MARDINDIQRDIERTRRQLANTLDELTVRTKPQNIMSDAQGAATEKLQDQNVQMVLAGIGALVVGGIAFAVFRSKRRSNDIKELKRLLAERK; this comes from the coding sequence ATGGCACGCGATATCAATGACATTCAGCGCGACATCGAGCGCACCCGTCGCCAGCTCGCCAACACCTTGGACGAGCTGACCGTGCGCACTAAGCCGCAGAACATTATGTCTGACGCCCAGGGCGCAGCTACCGAGAAGCTGCAGGACCAGAATGTGCAGATGGTCCTGGCCGGCATCGGCGCGCTCGTTGTTGGCGGCATCGCTTTCGCTGTGTTCCGCAGCAAGCGCCGCTCCAACGACATCAAGGAGCTCAAGCGCCTGCTCGCCGAGCGCAAGTAG
- the bcp gene encoding thioredoxin-dependent thiol peroxidase → MTTPPEAKRLDVGDKAPDFTLTNDKGETTSLADFTGQRVVVYFYPRANTPGCTKEACDFRDSLAQLNSAGIAVVGISPDKVEALAKFRDEHELNFPLLSDPDKEVMEAYGAFGEKKNYGKVVQGVIRSTFLVEPDGTIGLAKYNVRATGHVARIIKDLEATNS, encoded by the coding sequence ATGACTACTCCCCCAGAAGCGAAGCGATTGGATGTGGGCGACAAGGCCCCCGATTTCACCCTGACTAATGACAAGGGCGAAACCACGAGCCTGGCGGACTTCACGGGACAGCGCGTGGTGGTCTACTTCTACCCGCGCGCGAACACCCCGGGCTGCACGAAGGAAGCTTGCGATTTCCGCGATTCCCTGGCACAGCTCAACTCCGCCGGCATTGCCGTCGTGGGCATCTCCCCGGACAAAGTGGAGGCCCTGGCCAAGTTCCGCGACGAACATGAGCTCAACTTCCCGCTGCTCAGCGACCCGGACAAGGAGGTCATGGAGGCCTATGGCGCGTTCGGCGAGAAGAAGAATTACGGCAAGGTGGTCCAGGGTGTTATTCGCTCGACCTTCTTGGTGGAGCCGGACGGCACCATCGGTCTGGCCAAGTACAACGTGCGTGCCACCGGCCACGTTGCGCGCATCATCAAGGATCTTGAGGCAACCAACTCCTAA
- a CDS encoding TetR family transcriptional regulator — protein MTEEVSEILVPRRRPAQARSRERYNRILAAARSVLVDLGFESFTFDEVAKRAEVPIGTLYQFFANKYVLICELDREDTKVNVTELLEFSQRVPALQWPDLLEEFIDHLARLWREDPSRRAVWHAMQATPSTRATGADTEREMLDLLSDILRPLAPTMDYERRVELAGLLIHTVVSLLNYAVRNDDPDKFDYAVKEIKRMMVAYLFSVAAYQ, from the coding sequence ATGACCGAAGAAGTCTCCGAGATCCTCGTGCCGCGGCGGCGCCCTGCTCAGGCGCGCAGCCGCGAGCGCTACAACCGCATCCTGGCGGCGGCGCGCAGCGTCTTAGTGGATCTCGGATTCGAGTCTTTCACCTTCGACGAGGTGGCCAAACGCGCCGAGGTCCCCATCGGTACGTTATATCAATTCTTCGCCAACAAATACGTCCTCATCTGCGAGCTCGACCGCGAGGACACGAAGGTCAACGTCACCGAATTGCTGGAATTCTCCCAGCGCGTGCCCGCCCTGCAGTGGCCGGACTTGCTGGAGGAATTCATCGATCACCTCGCGCGCCTGTGGCGTGAGGACCCGTCCCGTCGCGCGGTCTGGCACGCGATGCAGGCCACCCCGTCCACGCGCGCGACGGGCGCCGACACCGAGCGCGAAATGCTGGACCTGCTCAGTGACATCCTGCGCCCGCTGGCGCCGACCATGGACTATGAGCGCCGCGTGGAGCTGGCGGGGTTGCTCATCCACACCGTGGTGTCCCTGCTCAACTACGCGGTCCGCAATGACGACCCGGACAAGTTCGACTACGCAGTCAAGGAGATCAAGCGCATGATGGTCGCCTACCTCTTCAGCGTCGCGGCCTACCAGTAA
- a CDS encoding holo-ACP synthase AcpS: protein MSVGTDLVYVPDFAEQLDTPGTRFADVFDALELRVAAGKPAAQRAAHLAGRWAVKEAFIKAWSQALYGRPPLLPADAVDFAEIQVRPDAWGRIDVALSGAVAEAFAATWGGREQAGHAGEAGQGPCLTASLSHDGDYATATCIIYW, encoded by the coding sequence GTGTCGGTGGGCACCGACCTGGTGTACGTGCCGGACTTCGCGGAACAGCTCGATACCCCAGGCACCCGTTTTGCTGACGTCTTCGATGCCTTGGAGCTGCGGGTGGCCGCGGGCAAGCCGGCGGCGCAGCGCGCGGCGCACTTAGCTGGGCGCTGGGCCGTGAAGGAGGCCTTCATCAAGGCTTGGTCGCAGGCTCTGTATGGCCGCCCGCCGCTGCTGCCTGCCGATGCCGTGGACTTTGCCGAGATCCAGGTCCGCCCCGACGCATGGGGGCGCATCGACGTCGCGCTTTCCGGCGCGGTCGCCGAGGCCTTCGCTGCTACGTGGGGAGGACGTGAGCAAGCAGGCCACGCTGGGGAAGCGGGGCAGGGGCCGTGCCTCACGGCGTCGTTAAGCCACGACGGCGACTACGCCACCGCTACCTGCATCATCTACTGGTAG